GTGGATATGACATACGTTGTGCACCCTTATCCTTAACACACCATTCAAAATATGCAGATACTTGATACTCATTCAATggcgatgatgatgatgatgatgatgatgatgatgatttggTGCCTGTGTATTTCATAGTTTCATGAAACGACGTTCCAGCAATTTCACCACTTTTTAAcatcattttaatttcagcatcagatttaattaatctaatttgttgtaataatgattctacagtgtaaaatttaatattttctaaaaatggttctaatttatttgataattgattCCATGGTGTTGTGTTACAATAGAGTTTACCATCAGTGGttgattttaatagtttACCTAGTATTGGGATATCTctatttgttaaattataaccgaaatcaattccaaaatatttttttacattttcacCACCACATCGTGCACCATCccatttctctttttcttcattacGTTCACGTACGAATAGATATGATTGATGATCAAGTTCTGATGTTTTCACTAATACCAACACTGCTTCTGGTTCATTGAATCCtgttaaataattgaaatttgtaTTTTGTCTAAATGACCAAGGTATATCATAAGACATCATTGGCTCTGGTGGTGTAAATATAACAACAACACTACCAATTGGgaaatttttcattaatttctctCTTCtatctttaaattctttcatttttataccttttgtaatttcatttttatctaATAAATATGGATGTGTTTCAAATGTTGCTTGTccaattgataatggtttttttaatttattattattagtattattagttgaataaaatctatttaaatttaatgatgagGAAAACATTTTtgcatttttaattaaacaatttgttttaatttttgatgatgttgatgataatgatgatgatgattttgaaataatgaatttatttaatttgcaTATATTATTCATCATTGTAATATAATGGATTTTCCCAattcaaagaaaaataattttacaaaaatgaaataaaaaaaaaaaaaaaagtcgcaaaattttacaaaaagcaaaaaaaaataaaaaataaaaaataaaaaataaaaaataaaaaataaattaaataatatattaaaaattaaaactaattttcAGTGTtggttaaaaaattaaaagaagtctaaaaaaaaaataaataaaaaaaaaatttaaaaaaaaatataaaaaaaggcTTTGGCTAAGATACAAAACCAAGGCAATCAATCACctccaatttattttttttatttttaatttattttttgtaattttttttttttttttttttaatttttttttttttttttttttgaaattcatCAAATTTCTGAAAAACACAGAGAActtaaattatcttttttattctctcttttttattcaaataattagtaataaattaaattttaaggttgaataatattatataaataataataataataataaaagtaaaaaagaaatattaataaatctcGAGatttatatacatataaaaatatgACAACAAGTGTTAGGGCATCTAAACAGCAACAACATACAAAATCTCAacatgaacaacaacaacaacaacaacaacaacaacaaacagaAACTACTAtaaaagatgataataaaaatgggaAAGggaattataattttaaatcatttttattaattcttttttcagCAATACTCATtagaataattttattttaccaaGGTTTTGATCAACTATTTTCAAATAGAAATGAAATTACAACACCTTTAACAAGTTTTAAAAGATGTatgtaatttataataataataataataataaaaatagtttattaattattatttttttttttttttattataaaaaaagtggTTGAAGGATTACATTTAAGAGAATTGGGATTATCACCATATGCAGGATCAGCATATCATCAACCACCattggttttattattattttatccaTTTgtaaatagtattaatattagtaataataataataatagtggtgatggtaataattatttaatatttggaatatttgaaaaatcacaaattttatttttaataattgattgtaTAATTGCAATAGTGTTAAGAGAGATTGCAAAACAAATACCAAGAGTATTGCCAAAGGAGATGAAACCGATATCGGCCAATAGTAATCTACCAAATATAACAGCTGCATTATACTTGTTTAACCCATTCACAATTTTCACATGTATTGGTATGAGTACtataaatttaacaaatttagCCATAGTTTTGTCATTGTATTATTCGTTGAAAGGCATGATATTTCAATCGGTTTTCTCTGTGGCAATGGCTTCCTATCTATCGATTTATCCagtggttttaatttttccatGTGCTTTAATCTTAAAACATCATTTCTTTCCACCTCAACAAACTCAACCTGTAGCTCAAAATCAGTTACCATCTGATCaatcaaaacaattaaaacaattacttGAAAGAAATGAAAGACCaatgttattactattttattttagaattttaatctttttccTCCTTTCAATATCTTCCCTCTTTTATCTatcttttacttttttaaatagttgggaattctttgaaaaatcttataaatttacatttttcGTTGAAGATTTAACTCCAAATATTGGTaatgtattttatttattattaaaatatatatttatatatttatatatatataacatatatattaatattttgtttatttttggtaTAGGTTTATTTtggtattattttattgaagTATTCGATCattttagaaatttatttttatttatatttcaaTATCATGTATTTATCTATTGTATACCATTAGCAATAAGATTAAAAGATCAtccattattttatttttggtcaTTATGTGCAATCATTGCAACTTTTAAATCTTATCCAGCATTGGGTGATACTGCATTACATGtctcattattaccattactcTATCAACCATTGAAAGGTGTAAAATATAGTttcattgttattgttgtcgCTATTTTCGTTACAGTTTTAGCACCAATCCTTTGGCAAATGTGGATTTATCAAGGTACTGGAAATGCAAACTTTTATTATACAATTAATTTGGTTTTCACTATCGCCCAAGTTTTATTGATAGTTGATTCTTTATCTgtacttttaaaattagattatgtaaataaaattaatttaaaaaataaattattagaaaataatcaaattgaacaacaacaacaacaacaacaacaccaacaagaaaaagaaaaagaacaacaagaaaaagaacaacaagaagaacaacaagatgAAAAAACTGATCTTGAAAGTAGTAGTCAaaaaattgatgataataataatgaaaataatagtgaagaaaatgaagaaaagtaaataaaacaaaataaaacaaaattaaataaaatagcaattaaataaataaaaaattaataatagttatttaattttttttttttttttatttttatttattattttatataatctttttttattatttttggagACAGCCTATTTACATAAACCAAAGAAAGGGCAAtagtaaaataattattactaaatctttaaatactAAACAAGTACTAATCAATTgtgtaaaaattaatttttatacaaAATTGACCCTTTaatacatttatttttattttttattctaaaTGTggtttcttttaaaaatattaaaaaaaaaagataatcatactttatttgttttttattttttttatttttttttttttataaaagtaccttttttttaattaatttaaaaagaagaaaataatttaaaattataaactttactaatttattaatgtttttattaatattttaattaatatttttattaatatttttaataaaaaataaataaaaataaaaaaaaagaaatatatatagagttttttttttttttttttttatttttaaaaagatattaaaaaatttggataattttaaatgactATCATTggtatgttttttaatttttttttttttttttttttttttttcaaataaaaactaaatatttaaaagtaaaattactaattaattatttttaaaaaaaggaaatctTTCTTGTATAAATCATGTTGGATTAGGtaatttttccaaaaaatccTCAAACTattcaaatttttcaaattctatTTCTTTTGGAAAAAATCAAAACTCTGACCAAATAATTGATGCTGTTCTTGGATTAATTATAAGAGATGGTGGTATTGTTGATGGTTTGTTTGGTAATGGAAGTTcattgaataaatttttctcacaattttttggaaaatcaagttaataaaataaaaatttatttatatttattaataaaacaattaaatttgacactttttttttttttttttttaacgatttaattttatttatttttaataagaATACagtatataaaaatagatcaCTAGgaaataatacaaaattatataaaaaaataaaaaaactgttttggactttttttttttttttttttatttataaggtaataatttcattttgaaatttaattatttatagttCATTTTTtgcaattgtttttatttttggtaaaataacaattttatcaatagaTTGtccttcaaaaaaaaaaattaaaaaaaaattaaaattaattttattttcaaaacaatATTAAGCTACagattaaataataacaaagcAAATCTAGAATAGTtagaatattaaaaaataaatagttaaaaagaaattttttttttttaattaagaTATCACAACAACTACAGTtagtaattataatttgaaagACGCATGCAATTTGAAGACAAAGTATCACATTATACGATACTTAATTTTGTTATCATATCATTCAGTAACAcgtttatataataaatggCAATGTTATACATACATATATATTagagataaaattaaattataaaataaataaattgcaATAACGACACATTTTTATGAATTATATAtatgatataaataattaattaaataaataaagataatttataaaataaataatttaattataaaataaccgataaaataaataatcattaaattataaattaaataaattataataacgaCATGTAAATGAAagtatattaaataaataaataataatttatttaaaaaataatttaataatcaaataatttagtatataaataattttaaaaccaaatgactttgaaaaaaaaaaattataaatagtttagtaaataaatagtttaataaacaaataattcaataaataatagttttgagcaacaacaaataaattatattgtaataaattatattacatTCTCAAAGATGAAcgatcaaaaaaatatttcaatcaATGAAGCTATCAAGCAATTTCCACAAGAATTCAACAATCGTATTGGATTCGAATTAAATAGAATAAACACCAACCTTAGATTCTCACATTTCGAGGAACAAAGAGggaatatgttttttttaatgtcaAATTTGaatgtttgaaaaaataaaattaaaaaaaaaaaaaaaaaaaaaaacaaataaaatattccacatttaattcatttattatttggatttaaaagaaaaaataataaaaaattaaagaaaaaaaaagaattcaattcaatacaatcaatttttatattaaaaatatattaaatcaactgtgtaaaaaaaaaaaaaaaaattaaaaataaaaatgaaaaaaaattataaaaaaaaaaaaaaaaaaaaaaccttttaaaataatccagatttaattcatttattatttaatttgaaaactttaataaaaaataaaaatctcaTATGtcgttttgtttttttttttttttttttttttttttttttcaattttttttttttttttttttttattactttttttttttttttttttttttttataacaaataaataaaaatgaataaaaataataaatcttttaataatgaagaatcaGTATCACCAGAATTAACAGGATCAGTGATGTTTGATTCTACAGATTggattaaattaaaaactttacaattattttcaattatagaTTCATTCAAGATTAGTTTATTTCTAGATGAACAAGTTACTCTAGTGATTGATAGACAAATTAGTGGACCATTTAGTTTAATATTTAcattacaacaattaaatgaaaGAGGAATTCATAACTTAACATattttgaagatttaaaagTTACCGATAAaactaaatcaattattttccTTTGTAGGCCACGtttagaattaattcaaaagatTTCACAATttatacaacaacaaaaacaaaactctttaaaatatcatttaattgCAATACCAAATTTAGATGCTtcttcaaattatttattagaatCTGAAGGTTTATTAGATTgtaattatcaaattataattttattattacactttttttttttaattaaatctttattaattttaattttaattttaattaataataaataataaataatgagattagatttaaaaattgaatcataTGATTTTGGATTTATACcatatgataatgatttattttcaatggaAATTGGTGATTTTTATTCAAGATGTTTTGTAGAGAATgataattatcaattaaattcaattggtaaaagttttataaaattacaacaactCTATGGACCATTTAAAACTATAGTTGGTAAAGGTAgtaaatctttaataatttcagaACATattcaacaacttcaaaCCTTAATACCACCAATTGAACAAAGTAAATTGAAAACATTGATTCTTATTGATCGTACAGTCGATTTAATACCATTACTATGTACACAACAAACCTATCAAGGCTTAATtgatgaagaaattaaaatttcaaatagtCAATCAATTATCATTGAAAAGGATATTGAAATTAGGGAACAAGTGTTAGTAAGTCCACCAACTCAAGAACCAAAGAAATTTGAAGAACGTGTTGTtagaattgaaaaagaaaagaaaaagttaccattatcaccattttcaGATTTATTCTATCAACAAGTTaaagatttatcattttcaagtGTACCAACGATGTTATATTTAAATGCACAATCAATTTCCAATGGTATGAatgaattaaagaaatcCAATAGTCAACTATTATCTCTACCTGAAATTAAGAAacttttatcaaaaataccagatgtaaataaaaaacaacaactttTAGAACTTCATACTGAAATTGttcaagaattattaaaacgtGTAAATTCTGATGACTTTCATCAAAAAATATCCATAGAGTTTGAAATGTTATTTCAAAtgtcaaataattttattggtagtaatggtaatactGCTTCATCAGTTTTAGACTTTATTGAGAATTTAATCATTAGAAAGAAACCAATGTATCAAGTTTTACGTTTACTATCAATTTGTTGTTTAACCGTTGGTATTAAAGATCAAAAAcaatatgaaaatattttaaaatcatttattcaTGTTTATGGTATTCAAGAAATGACAACTTTAATGAGATTAGAAAAAGCTGGTTTActtggaaataataataataataataatttaaaatttaaattatcttcacaattatttaaaaattttaatttaataattgacaataatgaaaatagtagtagtagtggtaaagaaaatgataatgataaattaaaagaatatgaTCAAGTTTATCAAGGTTATATACCTTTAATTACAAGAATCATTGAAGAAggtcaaaaaaataaacaacaagGTTGGTTCAATAAAAGTTtagaatcaaaattaaattgtatCGATCAACCATTTTTCATTAAAGAATTACAAACTACCTCAAATTATGATATAAACTCTTTCACTATGGTAATgtttgttggtggtgtttcATTTGCTGAAATCTCTTCTTTAAGaactttaaaaaagaaatatggTAGGGGAAGTGGATATGATTTCATTTTTGGTACAACctctttaattaatggtgataattttttaaaaaatttataaatcaaaaaataaaatatatttatttatttatttatttatttatttatttatttatttatttatttatttatttatttatttatttatttatttatttatttatttgtttgtttgtttgtttgtttaaaaatatttttttgatttaattatttatttatttaattttttttttttttttttttttttttactccTTTCCAAATATTTCATCACCAAAgttttcttcatcttcaccaAACAAATCAGCATtacttaatttattat
This region of Dictyostelium discoideum AX4 chromosome 3 chromosome, whole genome shotgun sequence genomic DNA includes:
- a CDS encoding Sec1-like family protein, with translation MNKNNKSFNNEESVSPELTGSVMFDSTDWIKLKTLQLFSIIDSFKISLFLDEQVTLVIDRQISGPFSLIFTLQQLNERGIHNLTYFEDLKVTDKTKSIIFLCRPRLELIQKISQFIQQQKQNSLKYHLIAIPNLDASSNYLLESEGLLDYLKIESYDFGFIPYDNDLFSMEIGDFYSRCFVENDNYQLNSIGKSFIKLQQLYGPFKTIVGKGSKSLIISEHIQQLQTLIPPIEQSKLKTLILIDRTVDLIPLLCTQQTYQGLIDEEIKISNSQSIIIEKDIEIREQVLVSPPTQEPKKFEERVVRIEKEKKKLPLSPFSDLFYQQVKDLSFSSVPTMLYLNAQSISNGMNELKKSNSQLLSLPEIKKLLSKIPDVNKKQQLLELHTEIVQELLKRVNSDDFHQKISIEFEMLFQMSNNFIGSNGNTASSVLDFIENLIIRKKPMYQVLRLLSICCLTVGIKDQKQYENILKSFIHVYGIQEMTTLMRLEKAGLLGNNNNNNNLKFKLSSQLFKNFNLIIDNNENSSSSGKENDNDKLKEYDQVYQGYIPLITRIIEEGQKNKQQGWFNKSLESKLNCIDQPFFIKELQTTSNYDINSFTMVMFVGGVSFAEISSLRTLKKKYGRGSGYDFIFGTTSLINGDNFLKNL
- the xpnpep3 gene encoding Xaa-Pro aminopeptidase 3, whose amino-acid sequence is MNNICKLNKFIISKSSSSLSSTSSKIKTNCLIKNAKMFSSSLNLNRFYSTNNTNNNKLKKPLSIGQATFETHPYLLDKNEITKGIKMKEFKDRREKLMKNFPIGSVVVIFTPPEPMMSYDIPWSFRQNTNFNYLTGFNEPEAVLVLVKTSELDHQSYLFVRERNEEKEKWDGARCGGENVKKYFGIDFGYNLTNRDIPILGKLLKSTTDGKLYCNTTPWNQLSNKLEPFLENIKFYTVESLLQQIRLIKSDAEIKMMLKSGEIAGTSFHETMKYTGTKSSSSSSSSSSSPLNEYQVSAYFEWCVKDKGAQRMSYPPVVAGGDNGHTLHYIQNNQLLNYCDLLLMDAGCEYWGYTSDITRTFPVSGKFTEAQSEVYQAVLDVNKKCIELCKPGETINSIHLKSVELIQAHLKRLGIINESNPNDYRLYYPHSIGHYLGMDTHDTLDFDYGVTLEPGMIITIEPGIYISKYDSNVPEKYRGISIRVEDDVVIPNLNNSPLVLTHLAPKEISEIESIMSNK
- a CDS encoding GPI transamidase subunit PIG-U family protein, with translation MTTSVRASKQQQHTKSQHEQQQQQQQQQQTETTIKDDNKNGKGNYNFKSFLLILFSAILIRIILFYQGFDQLFSNRNEITTPLTSFKRLVEGLHLRELGLSPYAGSAYHQPPLVLLLFYPFVNSINISNNNNNSGDGNNYLIFGIFEKSQILFLIIDCIIAIVLREIAKQIPRVLPKEMKPISANSNLPNITAALYLFNPFTIFTCIGMSTINLTNLAIVLSLYYSLKGMIFQSVFSVAMASYLSIYPVVLIFPCALILKHHFFPPQQTQPVAQNQLPSDQSKQLKQLLERNERPMLLLFYFRILIFFLLSISSLFYLSFTFLNSWEFFEKSYKFTFFVEDLTPNIGLFWYYFIEVFDHFRNLFLFIFQYHVFIYCIPLAIRLKDHPLFYFWSLCAIIATFKSYPALGDTALHVSLLPLLYQPLKGVKYSFIVIVVAIFVTVLAPILWQMWIYQGTGNANFYYTINLVFTIAQVLLIVDSLSVLLKLDYVNKINLKNKLLENNQIEQQQQQQQHQQEKEKEQQEKEQQEEQQDEKTDLESSSQKIDDNNNENNSEENEEK